The following are encoded in a window of Psilocybe cubensis strain MGC-MH-2018 chromosome 4, whole genome shotgun sequence genomic DNA:
- a CDS encoding Vacuolar membrane protein (Vacuolar membrane protein YPL162C), with product MSVLNDDSLPSTLPDVDQPSCQLLGPTALIVQALMGLLVILSLVYKRHRETPKRPWRIWRQILGQAFVHGANLLVSDLVSSHTSSNACVSYFLNILIDTTFGVALIYVTLHALTNLFTEKLHMKGFESGVYGTPPSFEYWARQAAIYVLALTTMKVVVITILIFFPGIYVAGEWLLSWTWSDDGDSLQVVFVMGIFPILMNVLQFWLIDSIVKASAAGSVALDVEQGNYQDREPLFNAADDDDEHSERFNADATRTSRHSLSSLESGGSRENVSFGTETTTTTLPDERKSAGSSSRHTVDVHEYPPSLSSSFSSNASAPTSSKVPREAKNLQKKSKRRQPLSPLPLHSTKNVLHSSSHTKSTIPATPSPPVEPSVNIQDRGEWPDVWDESNEWDQPNDHKQISLTHEWSNSQAKRTNP from the exons ATGTCCGTACTTAATGACGACTCCCTTCCAAGTACATTACCAGATGTCGACCAGCCGTCATGTCAGCTTTTGGGGCCTACTGCTTTG ATTGTGCAAGCCTTGATGGGTCTTCTTGTAATACTTTCACTCGTTTATAAGAGGCATAGAGAGACACCAAAGCGTCCCTGGAGAATCTGGCGA CAGATATTGGGCCAAGCGTTCGTGCATGGTGCCAATCTTCTCGTTTCCGACCTTGTCTCAAGTCATACATCCTCAAATGCCTGTGTATCATATTTTCTCAATATCTTAATTGACACCACCTTTG GCGTCGCTCTTATCTACGTGACTCTTCACGCCCTTACCAATCTATTTACGGAGAAGCTCCATATGAAGGGGTTTGAGTCGGGTGTTTATGGGACCCCTCCTTCATTCGAATATTGGGCTCGTCAAGCAGCCATCTACGTTCTCGCTTTGACTACCATGAAAGTAGTTGTCATCACtattttaatattttttcCAGGCATTTATGTGGCTGGAGAATGGCTGTTAAGCTGGACATGGAGTGACGATGGAGACAGTCTACAAGTTGTGTT TGTCATGGGAATTTTTCCCATTTTGATGAATGTGCTTCAGTTCTGGCTTATCGATTCTATCGTCAAGGCCTCTGCCGCGGGTTCGGTAGCATTGGATGTGGAGCAAGGCAATTATCAGGACCGCGAACCTTTGTTTAATGCAGcggacgatgacgacgaacaTTCAGAAAGATTTAATGCAGATGCTACAAGAACTTCCCGCCATTCCCTTTCCTCTCTCGAATCTGGAGGCTCGCGCGAGAACGTTTCGTTTGGCACAGAAACTACTACCACTACACTGCCAGATGAACGCAAATCAGCTGGAAGCTCTTCTCGGCACACTGTAGACGTTCACGAATATCCGCCGAGTCTCTCAAGTAGTTTTTCATCCAATGCATCTGCACCTACTAGCAGCAAAGTTCCGAGAGAAGCAAAGAATCTTCAGAAGAAGTCGAAACGACGCCAACCGTTGTCGCCCCTGCCGCTGCATTCCACCAAAAACGTCTTACATTCATCCAGTCATACCAAATCTACTATACCCGCTACCCCAAGCCCTCCGGTTGAACCTTCAGTGAACATTCAGGATCGTGGTGAATGGCCGGATGTTTGGGACGAATCAAACGAGTGGGATCAACCAAACGATCACAAGCAAATTAGTTTGACCCATGAGTGGAGTAATTCACAAGCTAAACGGACGAATCCCTGA
- a CDS encoding Tripeptidyl-peptidase sed3, which yields MRVLLAFATNILFSTTFAFALHPAANAFRTKEEVLPPHGWVNQGKPSPDHFISLRIGLPQSNFPSLEMHLYEVSDPEHERYGQYLSKEEVEALITPPAESLQSVDEWLSGLGISEGDLTRSPAKDWIMVTLPVSRVEQMLDTTYYVWEHITSGDRLVRTTSYSLPAHIHGHIEVIQPTTLFGRFKAQRSTIFNIEEAPPKLFESTASEAATIITDKASNVVVDASCNTTITISCLQQLYNAVGYVPSGNPRNSIGITGYLEEFANIQDLQLFFADQRPDALNSSFSFFSVKGGLNNQTLSEAGAEANLDVQFAFGLSHPIPATFFSTAGRPPFIPDVKTPTNTNEPYGDWLDFVLSLKNPPLTISTSYGDDEQTVPESFARRTCEQFAQLGARGVSVLFSSGDSGVGDGVSNPNAPTKCLSNDGKNTTKFLPAFPASVTAVGGTAHIPEVAVARGTFFSGGGFSEYAYPDVSAQSDRYRIFLAGRPVLIGGTSASSPAFAGFVAMLNDARFKAGLGSLGFLNPLLYSFDGAGFNDITVGNNAGCGTTGFNSNFEQATKGWDPGKCTIYLFLKVVR from the exons ATGCGTGTTTTACTCGCGTTTGCTACGAACATCTTATTTTCAACAACATTTGCCTTCGCTCTTCATCCAGCAGCAAATGCTTTTAGGACCAAAGAAGAAGTGTTGCCTCCACACGGTTGGGTCAATCAAGGCAAACCTTCCCCTGACCACTTCATATCCTTGCGCATTGGCCTACCTCAATCCAACTTCCCTTCCTTGGAGATGCATCTTTATGAAGTAAGCGACCCAGAACATGAACGTTATGGCCAATATTTGTCGAAGGAAGAAGTAGAGGCCCTTATTACTCCTCCTGCCGAAAGCTTGCAGTCAGTCGATGAATGGCTCAGTGGTCTTGGGATTTCAGAAGGGGACCTTACGCGTTCACCGGCAAAGGACTGGATTATGGTTACACTGCCCGTCAGCCGTGTAGAACAAATGCTCGATACG ACCTACTATGTTTGGGAGCATATCACCAGTGGTGACAGACTGGTCCGCACAACGAGCTATAGCCTCCCAGCCCATATCCATGGCCATATCGAAGTTATCCAACCAACTACCTTGTTTGGTAGGTTCAAGGCACAAAGGTCCACTATCTTCAACATCGAAGAGGCACCCCCCAAATTGTTCGAATCCACAGCGTCTGAAGCCGCTACAATTATTACAGACAAAGCATCCAACGTCGTTGTTGATGCCAGCTGCAACACAACCATAACAATCTCGTGCTTGCAACAACTCTACAACGCCGTTGGATATGTTCCTTCGGGAAATCCACGAAATTCCATCGGTATTACAGGATACCTG GAAGAATTTGCTAACATTCAAGATTTGCAATTGTTCTTCGCCGATCAACGCCCAGATGCTCTCAATTCATCCTTCTCGTTCTTTTCTGTCAAAG GAGGTCTTAATAATCAGACACTCTCGGAGGCGGGCGCAGAGGCCAATTTAGACGTACAATTTGCCTTCGGTTTATCCCATCCTATTCCT GCTACATTCTTTTCGACAGCTGGGCGCCCTCCATTTATCCCTGATGTGAAAACGCCCACAAACACCAACGA ACCATATGGTGACTGGCTCGACTTTGTTTTGTCATTGAAAAATCCACCTTTGACCATTTCTACCAGTTATGGAGATGATGAACAAACAG TGCCTGAAAGTTTCGCAAGACGCACTTGCGAACAGTTTGCTCAGTTGGGTGCCCGTGGTGTTTCGGTGTTATTCTCGTCCGGTGATTCTGGAGTTGGAGATGGTGTATCAAATCCTAATGCACCTACGAAATGCCTCTCCAATGATGGTAAAAATACAACGAAATTTTTGCCCGCCTTTCCTGCAAG CGTTACTGCCGTTGGGGGTACAGCTCATATTCCTGAAGTAGCTGTTGCTCGCGGCACCTTCTTTTCGGGAGGAGGTTTCAGCGAATAC GCTTACCCGGATGTCTCCGCACAATCCGACCGTTATCGTATATTCCTCGCTGGCCGACCAGTTCTGATTGGTGGCACCTCCGCATCATCCCCTGCTTTTGCAGGCTTTGTAGCAATGCTCAACGACGCTAGGTTCAAAGCTGGCCTAGGATCTCTCGGATTTTTGAATCCTTTGCTGTACAGCTTTGATGGTGCCGGATTCAATGACATAACCGTCGGTAACAATGCTGGGTGTGGAACAACAGGCTTCAAT TCTAACTTTGAACAGGCTACAAAAGGTTGGGATCCAGGCAAGTGTACTATATATCTCTTCTTGAAAGTCGTACGCTGA
- a CDS encoding Eukaryotic translation initiation factor 3 subunit M, whose product MANSTDSISIFAEGTFEEQILELLSYIARNRNDEDRTAFVAPFQNALKSGEGKKPIEEDENRRKLILSKLLVEIRGLGDGSDKEIEGFFNLVFAHIFSLYPFDSPEVKQYLDAILNTISGSPSERLSVKYRVLSNLFNSLPKSSPLRLSVYRTILQIATSKDNLNALELTKSDVQKWLSEWEITNEEKSVFLKAIVDAYVQAEELTVAYEYSLQYVQTLAPSSEEAKVAALDVIATALRLPGVFDFDPLFKLDAVINVKDHELFSLLQVFLNGGLPEFNAWQSKHSPILEKYQIPTIELERKIRLLTLASLAFSHIGQNLSYSRIAEGLQVDLSEVEKWVIDVIRAGLVWGKLSQTTQSLHISRATSRSFEREQWQALEKRLVAWKSGLAGILDVVVTAKRQGGQIAA is encoded by the exons ATGGCCAACTCTACAGACTCGATATCGATATTTGCAGAGGGGACTTTCGAGGAACAG ATCCTTGAACTACTCTCATATATCGCTCGAAATAGAAACGATGAAGATCGCACTGCATTTGTTGCGCCATTCCAGAACGCCTTGAAGTCAGGGGAAGGAAAAAAACCtattgaagaagacgagaaCAGAAGAAAACTCATACTTTCAAAATTGCTAGTCGAGATTAGGGGATTGGGAGATGGTTCTGACAAAG AAATCGAGGGCTTTTTCAACCTTGTCTTCGCCCATATTTTCTCTCTATATCCATTCGACTCCCCTGAAGTCAAGCAATACTTAGATGCCATACTCAATACCATTTCTGGTTCGCCTTCGGAACGCTTGTCTGTCAAATACCGCGT TCTTTCAAATCTCTTCAATTCACTTCCGAAATCATCCCCTCTTCGTTTATCTGTGTATCGTACTATTTTGCAGATTGCAACTTCGAAAGACAACCTCAACGCTTTGGAGCTCACCAAGTCTGATGTCCAAAAATGGTTGTCGGAATGGGAGATAACCAATGAAGAGAAATCTGTTTTCCTGAAAGCAATAGTCGATGCATATGTCCAAGCTGAGGAACT AACTGTTGCCTACGAATACTCCCTCCAATACGTTCAAACTCTTGCCCCCTCTTCCGAAGAAGCTAAAGTTGCAGCATTGGATGTCATTGCAACTGCTCTGAGGCTCCCTGGCGTTTTCGACTTTGACCCCTTGTTCAAGTTGGATGCCGTCATCAACGTGAAGGATCATGaacttttctctcttcttcaagTCTTCCTTAATGGAGGGCTGCCTGAATTTAACGCTTGGCAATCAAAGCACTCACCCATCCTAGAGAAATATC AAATTCCGACAATCGAATTGGAGCGCAAAATACGTCTACTTACATTGGCGTCGTTGGCTTTCAGCCATATTGGTCAAAATCTCTCGTATTCAAGAATCGCAGAAGGTCTTCAAGTTGATCTTTCAGAAGTCGAAAAATGGGTTATTGATG TCATTCGTGCGGGACTTGTCTGGGGCAAGCTTTCGCAGACAACTCAAAGCCTTCATATCTCACGAGCCACTTCGCGTTCATTTGAGCGTGAGCAATGGCAAGCCTTAGAAAAACGACTCGTGGCATGGAAATCTGGACTAGCTGGTATTCTGGATGTTGTTGTCACTGCAAAAAGACAAGGAGGGCAGATCGCTGCTTGA
- a CDS encoding UPF0652 protein, translating into MSETHPPPGLEPATGINGALPVATNGTFSLQNILSENHDEIEHPGTECTESGTGWDEEDAEKPLVDGFCVECEDQPAEVLCETCTDIYCEVCYAAQHRKGSRKQHVVKPLSIKKAKMKGSTKESEPSEKMKVDGIENADSDDEEWERVSSTIIEVQGAQPAVGAHVGEWFVERAKFIPLRLTLPERKYLRLLEAALTVSEYTDKIDTLGFGLSKAKRIVFQIRELCAIMSGLMISADYKRGQELFTDRDFQANAEFYQTVFELGRRHKIMNPDKMRTTYGKLIYMLQDSQMPEVKDLLNFSCVMPIKTVYVVLEEHDATDLLRDDLITVATKEIYSEGRPRRDIQKDIKNKERAIETLSSRYARNGLTQEKVKQCLYSIGDNHAFLRANRDPCERMINYLKEYFHPTQAKEPHTSLAIRSGKGGARLSHDHSKQYAYVLQSLTLWREILHDMFHLWSLAEQDLLSENVPYRLRDTGQGLNRVQAAPKTSRMMHTILHKAQKSVGTWIGSSVIHMGDHNVPNALLFIDKYTQIYRILLPICNTLSQIPTLSTKPAIHSYIDAEFGSVDNCIREILGDFFRHGFDGSGADNFFDAGSCIDGRLTSAWNWCSSLEKKRYFPIFLLSGFIGFDGEW; encoded by the exons ATGTCGGAAACTCATCCGCCACCAGGACTAGAGCCAGCGACCGGTATCAATGGTGCATTACCCGTAGCGACTAACGGCACCTTTTCATTGCAAAATATTCTTAGTGAAAACCATGACGAGATTGAACACCCTGGGACAGAATGCACCGAATCAGGCACCGGCTGGGACGAAGAAGACGCAGAAAAGCCCCTCGTAGATGGCTTTTGTGTTGAATGTGAAG ATCAGCCTGCAGAGGTGTTATGCGAGACTTGCACCGATATCTACTGCGAAGTTTGCTACGCTGCACAGCATCGAAAAGGATCAAGAAAACAACATGTTGTGAAGCCTCTGTCTATCAAAAAGGCGAAGATGAAAGGTTCAACTAAGGAGTCTGAGCCTTCAGAAAAG ATGAAAGTAGATGGTATAGAAAATGCGGAttcagacgacgaagaatGGGAACGTGTCTCTAGTACGATCATTGAAGTCCAGGGTGCTCAGCCAGCTGTCGGCGCCCACGTCGGTGAATGGTTTGTGGAGCGAGCCAAGTTCATTCCATTGCGATTAACGCTTCCCGAGCGCAAATATCTCCGGCTTTTGGAGGCAGCTCTGACGGTGTCTGAATACACGGACAAAATTGATACTCTAGGGTTCGGACTTTCAAAGGCCAAAAGGATTGTCTTCCAAATCCGCGAGCTTTGTGCTATCATGTCAGGCTTGATGATCTCAGCCGATTATAAGCGAGGTCAAGAGCTATTCACCGACCGCGATTTCCAAGCAAATGCCGAATTTTATCAGACTGTTTTTGAGCTCGGGCGTCGCCACAAAATCATGAATCCAGACAAGATGCGGACGACATATGGAAAGCTGATTTATATGCTCCAG GATAGTCAAATGCCGGAGGTCAAGGATCTGTTGAACTTTTCTTGTGTAATGCCAATCAAAACTGTTTATGTTGTCTTGGAAGAGCATGATGCTACGGACCTCCTTCGGGATGACCTTATCACAGTTGCGACAAAAGAAATCTATTCTGAAGGTCGCCCTCGACGCGACATTCAGAAAGATATCAAGAACAAGGAGCGTGCTATTGAAACTCTTTCAAGTCGCTATGCGCGCAATGGTCTTACACAGGAGAAGGTCAAGCAATGTCTTTACTCAATTGGAGACAATCATGCGTTCTTGCGTGCCAATCGCGATCCTTGTGAAAGAATGATAAACTATCTAAAAGAGTATTTCCATCCTACTCAAGCTAAGGAGCCACATACAAGCCTTGCAATTCGAAGTGGGAAGGGGGGTGCTCGCTTGTCCCATGATCACAGCAAGCAATACGCATATGTTCTACAAAGCTTGACCCTATGGCGCGAGATTTTGCATG ACATGTTCCATCTGTGGTCGTTGGCTGAGCAGGACTTATTGTCTGAAAATGTCCCCTATCGTTTGCGAGATACAGGGCAAGGGCTTAATCGCGTCCAGGCCGCTCCAAAAACGTCTCGAATGATGCATACAATACTGCATAAAGCCCAAAAAAGCGTTGGAACATGGATTGGATCAAGTGTCATTCATATGGGAGACCACAATGTTCCGAACGCTCTACTCTTCATTGACAAATATACCCAGATTTATCGTATCCTTTTACCAATATGCAACACCCTTTCACAGATCCCGACATTGTCGACAAAACCTGCTATACACTCGTATATCGATGCTGAGTTCGGATCTGTTGATAATTGCATCCGTGAAATATTAGGCGACTTCTTCAGACACGGATTTGATGGATCTGGCGCCGATAATTTCTTTGACGCAGGAAGCTGTATAGACGGTCGTTTGACAAGTGCCTGGAATTGGTGCTCTTCTCTAGAAAAGAAACGATACTTTCCAATATTTTTACTTTCGG GTTTCATTGGTTTCGACGGGGAATGGTAG